From Micromonospora echinospora, one genomic window encodes:
- the dusB gene encoding tRNA dihydrouridine synthase DusB yields the protein MSGAGVSGGLRLGRHEVWPPVVLAPMAGITNVGFRRLCREQGGGIYVCEMITTTALVERNPKTLRMIAFGSEERPRSLQLYGTDPETTAAAVRIVVEKDLADHIDLNFGCPVPKVTRRGGGAALPWRRRLFARLVKAAVDAASPAGVPVTVKMRKGIDDDHLTYVEAGLAAQEAGVAWVALHGRTAAQRYSGTADWDAIATLKQALDVPVLGNGDIWEADDALRMVAHTGVDGVVIGRGCLGRPWLFADLHAAFDGRPERRLPTLGEVAMTMRRHAALLVEQFSAGSRTPARGERDGCTDFRKHVAWYLKGFPVGGELRRSLAMIESLAQLDDLLGKLDPAEPFPLGALGQPRGRTNSPGKVFLPDGWLASRDDDSVPEGAELADSGG from the coding sequence GTGAGTGGAGCAGGGGTGTCGGGTGGGTTGCGGCTGGGGCGGCACGAGGTGTGGCCGCCGGTGGTGCTCGCGCCGATGGCCGGCATCACCAATGTCGGGTTCCGCCGGCTCTGTCGGGAACAGGGCGGTGGCATCTACGTCTGCGAGATGATCACCACAACGGCCCTGGTGGAGCGGAACCCGAAGACGCTGCGCATGATCGCCTTCGGCTCCGAGGAACGGCCGCGCAGCCTCCAGCTCTACGGCACCGACCCGGAGACCACTGCCGCGGCCGTGCGCATCGTGGTGGAGAAGGACCTCGCCGACCACATCGACCTGAACTTCGGCTGCCCGGTGCCCAAGGTCACCCGTCGGGGCGGTGGCGCGGCGCTGCCGTGGCGGCGTCGGCTCTTCGCCCGGCTGGTGAAGGCCGCCGTGGACGCCGCGTCGCCCGCCGGGGTGCCGGTCACGGTCAAGATGCGCAAGGGCATCGACGACGACCACCTGACGTACGTCGAGGCGGGGCTGGCCGCCCAGGAGGCGGGGGTGGCCTGGGTGGCCCTGCACGGGCGGACGGCCGCGCAGCGCTACTCCGGCACCGCCGACTGGGACGCCATCGCCACCCTCAAGCAGGCGCTCGACGTCCCGGTGTTGGGCAACGGCGACATCTGGGAGGCCGACGACGCGCTGCGGATGGTCGCGCACACCGGGGTGGACGGGGTGGTGATCGGACGCGGCTGTCTGGGCCGGCCGTGGCTCTTCGCCGACCTGCACGCCGCGTTCGACGGCCGGCCGGAGCGGCGGCTGCCCACCCTCGGCGAGGTGGCCATGACCATGCGCCGGCACGCCGCGCTGCTGGTGGAGCAGTTCAGCGCCGGGTCGCGGACGCCGGCCCGGGGTGAGCGGGACGGCTGCACCGACTTCCGCAAGCACGTCGCCTGGTACCTGAAGGGCTTCCCGGTCGGCGGTGAGCTGCGCCGTTCCCTCGCCATGATCGAAAGCTTGGCGCAGCTCGACGACCTGCTCGGCAAGCTCGATCCGGCGGAGCCGTTCCCGCTCGGCGCGCTCGGCCAGCCCCGGGGGCGGACCAACTCGCCGGGCAAGGTGTTCCTGCCCGACGGCTGGCTGGCCAGCCGGGACGACGACAGCGTCCCCGAGGGCGCCGAGCTGGCCGACTCCGGCGGCTGA
- a CDS encoding antibiotic biosynthesis monooxygenase family protein, which yields MLVTNRFVVEEDVAPAFTERAHAALAALAARPGYLRGELLRALDDPRHWCLVTEWESVGAYRRALGGFDVKVQATPLLAESVDEPSAYETLASAGPDGAVTISTSDRAAGPYR from the coding sequence GTGCTCGTCACCAACCGGTTCGTGGTCGAGGAAGACGTCGCCCCCGCCTTCACCGAGCGGGCGCACGCCGCCCTCGCCGCGCTCGCCGCCCGCCCCGGCTACCTGCGCGGCGAACTGCTGCGGGCGCTCGACGACCCGCGCCACTGGTGCCTGGTCACCGAGTGGGAGTCGGTCGGGGCGTACCGGCGGGCGTTGGGCGGGTTCGACGTCAAGGTCCAGGCCACCCCGCTGCTCGCCGAGTCCGTGGACGAGCCCTCGGCGTACGAGACGTTGGCCAGCGCGGGACCGGACGGCGCGGTGACGATCTCCACGAGTGATCGGGCCGCTGGGCCGTACCGCTGA
- a CDS encoding family 20 glycosylhydrolase: protein MSTTPSPAPPAGPTGPVPLDATREPTAADLAGSAAALAAGQLATADGTPAGPQPAAVPGPDRAVATAVPGRRATVALGDVLPVPASVRPEPGADFPLTVDTVIHAEPAARAAADRLATLLRPATGLPLPVAVAPAAGAITLALADPGLGPEGYRLDVTPTGVRLTAATPAGLGHGVQTLRQLLPAGVESPTPVDGPWVLPGGTIADHPRFGYRGAMLDVARHFFGVDEVLRVVDHLARYKLNHLHLHLTDDQGWRIAVESWPRLTEVGGATQVGGGPGGWYTRDDYRRIVRYAAERHVTVVPEIDLPGHTNAALTAYGRLAPDGVTPSPYTGTEVGFSYLDPDRELTYSFVADVLGEVAALTPGPYLHIGGDEAFKVPADAYARFVDRVQPIVADAGKTVLGWHQIAPAAHSPGRVLQYWGTTATDPVVADAVRRGARVVMSPADRTYLDMRYTPESPVGHDWAGAIDVRRAYDWDPAGYLDDVPAEAVLGLAAPLWTEYVTSRAEIEYMLLPRLPALAELGWSPRDTHDWAAFRRRLAAQGPRWETAGTGYHRSPEVPWPVAAVPAPRVPES from the coding sequence GTGTCCACCACCCCCTCCCCCGCTCCGCCCGCCGGACCCACCGGCCCGGTCCCCCTCGACGCGACCCGGGAGCCGACCGCCGCCGACCTGGCCGGAAGCGCCGCCGCGCTCGCCGCCGGCCAGCTCGCCACCGCCGACGGCACACCCGCCGGCCCGCAGCCGGCGGCCGTGCCCGGTCCGGACCGGGCCGTGGCCACCGCCGTCCCCGGCCGGAGGGCCACCGTCGCCCTCGGCGACGTGCTGCCCGTGCCGGCCAGCGTCCGGCCGGAACCCGGGGCGGACTTCCCGCTGACCGTCGACACGGTGATCCACGCCGAGCCGGCGGCCCGCGCGGCGGCCGACCGGCTCGCCACGCTGCTCCGGCCCGCCACCGGCCTCCCGCTGCCGGTCGCCGTCGCCCCGGCCGCCGGCGCGATCACCCTCGCCCTGGCCGACCCCGGGCTCGGCCCCGAGGGCTACCGGCTCGACGTCACCCCCACCGGGGTACGGCTCACCGCCGCCACCCCGGCCGGGCTCGGCCACGGGGTGCAGACGCTGCGCCAGCTCCTCCCCGCCGGGGTGGAGAGCCCGACCCCGGTGGACGGCCCCTGGGTGCTGCCCGGCGGCACGATCGCCGACCACCCCCGGTTCGGCTACCGGGGCGCGATGCTCGACGTGGCCCGGCACTTCTTCGGCGTGGACGAGGTGCTGCGGGTCGTCGACCACCTGGCCCGGTACAAGCTCAACCACCTGCACCTGCACCTCACCGACGACCAGGGCTGGCGGATCGCGGTCGAGTCCTGGCCCCGGCTCACCGAGGTCGGCGGGGCCACCCAGGTCGGCGGCGGCCCTGGCGGCTGGTACACCCGGGACGACTACCGGCGGATCGTCCGGTACGCCGCCGAACGGCACGTCACCGTGGTACCGGAGATCGACCTGCCCGGGCACACCAACGCGGCGCTGACCGCGTACGGGCGGCTCGCGCCGGACGGGGTCACGCCGTCGCCGTACACCGGCACCGAGGTCGGCTTCAGCTACCTCGACCCGGACCGCGAGCTGACGTACTCCTTCGTCGCCGACGTGCTCGGCGAGGTCGCCGCGCTCACTCCCGGGCCGTACCTGCACATCGGCGGGGACGAGGCGTTCAAGGTGCCCGCCGACGCGTACGCCCGGTTCGTCGACCGGGTGCAGCCGATCGTCGCCGACGCCGGCAAGACCGTGCTGGGCTGGCACCAGATCGCCCCGGCCGCGCACTCGCCCGGCCGCGTCCTCCAGTACTGGGGGACCACCGCCACCGACCCGGTGGTGGCCGACGCGGTCCGGCGCGGCGCGCGGGTGGTGATGTCCCCCGCCGACCGGACCTACCTCGACATGCGGTACACCCCGGAGAGCCCGGTCGGACACGACTGGGCCGGTGCCATCGACGTGCGCCGGGCGTACGACTGGGATCCGGCCGGCTACCTGGACGACGTGCCGGCCGAGGCGGTGCTCGGCCTCGCCGCCCCACTGTGGACGGAGTACGTCACCTCCCGCGCGGAGATCGAGTACATGCTCCTGCCCCGGCTGCCCGCCCTCGCCGAACTGGGCTGGTCACCACGCGACACCCACGACTGGGCCGCGTTCCGTCGCCGGCTGGCCGCCCAGGGGCCCCGCTGGGAGACCGCCGGCACCGGTTACCACCGCAGTCCGGAGGTGCCCTGGCCGGTGGCCGCCGTGCCCGCGCCCCGCGTGCCGGAGAGCTGA
- a CDS encoding AfsR/SARP family transcriptional regulator, translated as MEFRVLGPTEVTDGGRSLAIGGPKPRAALAALLLEANRIISVEGLVDAVWGEQPPPSAVNALQTYVSRLRRVLGAETLCRHPAGYRLVAEPDMIDARRFERLLAEGRAALATGNPSAGHRAAEQALALWRGPALLDVTDAPFAQAEIARLGELRLVAAETRVEAMLALGDVTGGVAAARAIVADHPLRERGVAHLMLALYRDGRQSEALATYHEARRLLVDGFGLDPGDELAALAQAILRQDPELLTAPAPGAPVTVSPAGPATPTPAYPAATPPTAGSVRPRLVLPLDRFVGRDRELDEIRQRLATYRLVTLTGPGGSGKTRLAREVCRRLPQPVYVVELAGLHDAGLLEATVAQAFGLAVLSDLDAVAATVGDAEVLLLLDNCEHLAGALADVVLRLLTDLPGLRVLATSQRPLGVGGERRFPVPPLPVDTMAVELFLDRAGAVAPDWTCGPEEHEVVTRICARLDGLPLAVELAAAQMAVLSPAQILDRLGHSLAITGTRADLPERHRSLERAIDNSYRLLDGTQRDLFARLSVFADTFDLDAAETVAGAGADVLTPLTGLITGSLVATTGAGAAPRRYRMLEILRAYADRLLGPVDRERLRHRHLDWALDLARAADRGLRGPDALRWYRTLGAEQANTRAALAFALAADQPLAGMRLATDLSWYWYHRGHLREGIRWLRDTIDATSEAPPVDRARALTALASLLYLAGRLEESGTANRAALDLALTADDPAPVARAYIYQAYDLAMRGRAEEAAAAGENGVRFARRSGADWLLSEALSTNGYLARARGDLATAAATLDEAIRVGNAIGYRWSVSSSHWFRAKVAADAGAADEAYRAALTAVRGLDDLEDVTGWLAALHLLAGTLGMTGRATDGAVLLGAVAGIGGRAGYSPELMDPYDSPREIAAVTTPLSPAAYARAREVGLTMDREAVREFLHRLTDGDSSS; from the coding sequence GTGGAGTTTCGGGTCCTGGGGCCGACCGAGGTCACCGACGGCGGGCGGAGTCTCGCCATCGGTGGCCCCAAGCCGCGGGCGGCACTGGCCGCGCTGCTGCTGGAGGCGAACCGGATCATCTCGGTGGAGGGACTGGTCGACGCGGTCTGGGGCGAGCAGCCGCCGCCGAGCGCGGTGAACGCGCTCCAGACGTACGTGTCCCGGCTGCGCCGGGTGCTCGGGGCCGAGACCCTGTGCCGGCACCCCGCCGGCTACCGGCTCGTCGCCGAGCCGGACATGATCGACGCACGCCGGTTCGAGCGGCTCCTCGCCGAGGGACGCGCGGCCCTGGCGACCGGGAATCCCTCGGCCGGTCACCGGGCCGCCGAGCAGGCGCTCGCGCTGTGGCGCGGTCCGGCCCTGCTCGACGTGACCGACGCGCCCTTCGCCCAGGCCGAGATCGCCCGCCTCGGTGAGCTGCGCCTGGTCGCCGCCGAGACCCGGGTCGAGGCGATGCTCGCCCTCGGGGACGTCACCGGCGGCGTCGCCGCGGCCCGCGCGATCGTCGCCGACCATCCCCTGCGGGAACGGGGCGTCGCGCACCTGATGCTCGCGCTGTACCGGGACGGCCGGCAGAGCGAGGCGCTGGCCACGTACCACGAGGCCCGGCGGCTGCTCGTCGACGGTTTCGGCCTCGACCCCGGTGACGAGCTCGCCGCGCTCGCCCAGGCGATCCTGCGACAGGACCCGGAGCTGCTCACCGCCCCGGCACCGGGAGCACCGGTCACGGTATCGCCGGCCGGACCCGCCACGCCGACGCCCGCGTACCCGGCCGCCACGCCGCCGACCGCCGGATCGGTACGGCCCCGGCTGGTGCTGCCCCTGGACCGGTTCGTCGGGCGGGACCGCGAGCTGGACGAGATCCGGCAGCGGTTGGCGACATACCGACTGGTCACGCTCACCGGGCCGGGCGGAAGCGGGAAGACCCGCCTCGCCCGGGAGGTCTGCCGCCGGCTGCCCCAGCCGGTGTACGTGGTCGAACTGGCCGGCCTGCACGACGCCGGCCTGTTGGAGGCGACCGTCGCGCAGGCGTTCGGGCTGGCCGTCCTCTCCGACCTGGACGCCGTGGCGGCGACGGTCGGCGACGCCGAGGTCCTGCTGCTGCTGGACAACTGCGAGCACCTGGCCGGGGCGCTCGCCGACGTCGTACTGCGGCTGCTCACCGACCTGCCCGGCCTGCGGGTCCTCGCGACCAGCCAGCGCCCGCTTGGGGTGGGCGGCGAGCGCCGGTTCCCGGTGCCGCCGCTGCCGGTCGACACGATGGCGGTGGAACTCTTCCTGGACCGGGCCGGCGCGGTCGCCCCGGACTGGACGTGCGGTCCGGAGGAACACGAGGTCGTGACCCGGATCTGCGCCCGACTGGACGGCCTGCCGCTCGCCGTCGAGCTGGCCGCCGCTCAGATGGCGGTCCTCTCCCCGGCGCAGATCCTGGACCGGCTCGGCCACTCCCTGGCCATCACCGGCACCCGAGCCGACCTGCCGGAGCGGCACCGCAGCCTGGAGCGGGCCATCGACAACAGCTACCGCCTGCTGGACGGCACCCAACGGGACCTGTTCGCCCGGCTCAGCGTCTTCGCCGACACCTTCGACCTGGACGCCGCCGAGACGGTGGCCGGGGCGGGCGCGGACGTCCTGACCCCGCTCACCGGTCTGATCACCGGTTCGCTGGTGGCCACCACCGGGGCCGGGGCCGCGCCACGCCGCTACCGGATGCTGGAGATCCTCCGCGCGTACGCCGACCGGCTGCTCGGCCCGGTCGACCGGGAGCGGCTGCGGCACCGGCACCTGGACTGGGCGCTGGACCTGGCGCGCGCCGCCGACCGGGGGCTCCGCGGTCCGGACGCGCTGCGCTGGTACCGCACCCTCGGAGCCGAGCAGGCCAACACCCGGGCCGCCCTGGCGTTCGCCCTCGCCGCCGACCAGCCACTGGCCGGCATGCGGCTGGCCACCGACCTGTCCTGGTACTGGTACCACCGGGGTCACCTGCGCGAGGGGATCCGCTGGCTGCGGGACACCATCGACGCCACCTCCGAGGCGCCGCCGGTCGACCGGGCCCGCGCGCTGACCGCGCTGGCCTCCCTGCTCTACCTCGCCGGACGGTTGGAGGAGAGTGGCACGGCCAACCGGGCGGCACTCGACCTCGCCCTGACCGCCGACGACCCCGCCCCCGTCGCGCGCGCCTACATCTACCAGGCGTACGACCTGGCCATGCGGGGCCGGGCCGAGGAGGCGGCGGCGGCCGGGGAGAACGGGGTACGGTTCGCCCGCCGGTCCGGTGCGGACTGGTTGCTCTCCGAGGCGCTCTCCACCAACGGCTACCTGGCCCGGGCCCGGGGCGACCTGGCGACCGCCGCGGCGACCCTGGACGAGGCCATCCGGGTCGGGAACGCCATCGGCTACCGCTGGTCGGTCAGCTCCTCGCACTGGTTCCGGGCCAAGGTGGCGGCCGACGCCGGAGCGGCCGACGAGGCGTACCGGGCGGCGCTGACCGCCGTCCGGGGGCTGGACGACCTGGAGGACGTGACCGGCTGGCTGGCCGCCCTGCACCTGCTCGCCGGGACGCTCGGCATGACCGGTCGGGCCACCGACGGCGCGGTCCTGCTCGGCGCGGTGGCGGGCATCGGTGGCCGGGCCGGCTACTCCCCCGAGCTGATGGACCCGTACGACAGCCCCCGCGAGATCGCCGCGGTCACCACCCCGCTCTCCCCGGCCGCGTACGCCCGTGCCCGGGAGGTCGGGCTGACGATGGACCGGGAGGCGGTCCGGGAGTTCCTCCACCGGCTGACCGACGGCGACTCGTCGTCGTAG
- a CDS encoding response regulator yields MAALMSQVSAEAQASPARNPVPEEPVDPGRTRPPVRRRTPRGGSASRHLAVVPCGSTAVGSGTGRVGSAGGPEGAGDPADEAVRVVVVDGHPVFRLGLAALLDSLSGLGVVGVTGDVAELPVLVDRHRPDVVVIDPHLDGGAGVTAVRDVASRHPGTGVLVVTMLDDDESVVALLRAGARGYLLKRAAPAELERAVRAVANGEVLLGPGIAGRAVGRLTGVRTSAPPPLPELTDREREVLDLVAQGLTNVLVARRLGLSPKTVRNHLSTVLHKLQVSDRSEAVRRARQAGLGQLSGTRGAGTAATGQGTSGLRW; encoded by the coding sequence ATGGCCGCACTGATGTCGCAGGTGAGCGCGGAGGCGCAGGCATCGCCCGCGCGGAACCCGGTGCCGGAGGAACCGGTGGACCCGGGACGGACGCGGCCACCGGTGCGTCGCCGTACCCCGCGGGGAGGGTCGGCCTCCCGACACCTGGCCGTAGTGCCGTGCGGGTCGACGGCGGTCGGCTCCGGAACCGGCCGGGTCGGGTCGGCCGGCGGCCCGGAGGGGGCCGGTGACCCGGCGGACGAGGCCGTCCGGGTGGTGGTGGTCGACGGCCATCCGGTGTTCCGGCTCGGACTGGCGGCACTGCTCGACTCCCTGTCCGGCCTGGGGGTGGTCGGCGTCACCGGCGACGTCGCCGAGCTGCCCGTCCTGGTCGACCGGCACCGGCCGGACGTGGTCGTCATCGACCCGCACCTCGACGGCGGCGCCGGTGTGACGGCCGTCCGGGACGTCGCGTCCCGGCACCCGGGCACCGGTGTGCTGGTGGTGACCATGCTCGACGACGACGAGTCGGTGGTCGCCCTGCTCCGGGCCGGGGCCCGGGGCTACCTGCTCAAGCGTGCCGCCCCGGCCGAGCTGGAGCGGGCGGTCCGGGCGGTGGCCAACGGCGAGGTGCTGCTCGGCCCCGGGATCGCCGGTCGGGCGGTGGGACGGCTCACCGGCGTACGCACGTCCGCTCCGCCGCCCCTGCCCGAGCTGACCGACCGCGAGCGGGAGGTGCTGGACCTGGTCGCCCAGGGGCTGACCAACGTGCTGGTCGCCCGGCGGCTGGGGTTGAGCCCGAAGACCGTCCGCAACCACCTCTCCACCGTGTTGCACAAGCTCCAGGTCAGCGACCGCAGCGAGGCCGTCCGGAGGGCCCGGCAGGCCGGGCTCGGTCAGCTCTCCGGCACGCGGGGCGCGGGCACGGCGGCCACCGGCCAGGGCACCTCCGGACTGCGGTGGTAA
- a CDS encoding DUF6703 family protein: MQRTQSPLLARLSRVNPTGVFLAALALVLVGLLTPGLFGGVLLLLLAAALVTLLRLTWPVQTPATRLIRLLMLTLLVAVALAKLL; encoded by the coding sequence ATGCAGCGTACGCAGAGCCCTCTGCTGGCCCGCCTGTCCCGGGTGAATCCGACCGGGGTCTTCCTGGCCGCGCTCGCCCTGGTGCTGGTGGGCCTGCTCACGCCGGGCCTCTTCGGCGGGGTGCTGCTCCTGCTGCTGGCCGCCGCGCTGGTCACGCTGCTACGGCTGACCTGGCCGGTGCAGACTCCGGCGACCCGGCTGATCCGGCTGCTCATGCTCACCCTGCTGGTCGCCGTCGCGCTCGCCAAGCTGCTCTGA
- a CDS encoding glycine--tRNA ligase has translation MPADRIDAVVSLAKRRGFVFPSSEIYGGTRSAWDYGPLGVELKENVRRQWWKTMVQQRDDVVGLDSAVILARDVWAASGHLDAFVDPLTECQSCHKRFRADHLEEAYEAKHGAPPASLAELNCPNCGNKGTFTEPKMFNGLMKTYLGPVESDEGMHYLRPETAQGIFVNYNNVATTARKKPPFGIAQTGKSFRNEITPGNFIFRTREFEQMEMEFFVEPGTDEQWHEYWLAERWNWYVDLGLSEENLRFYEHPKEKLSHYSKRTVDIEYRFRFGGTEFAELEGVANRTDFDLSTHSKHSGVDLSYFDQTKGERWVPYVIEPAAGLTRAVLAFLLEAYDEDEAPNTKGGVDKRTVMRFDPRLAPVKVAVLPLSRNEALSPKAKGLAADLRKRWVVEFDDSQAIGRRYRRQDEIGTPFCVTVDFDTLDDDAVTIRDRDTMTQERVALDQVERYLIERLPGC, from the coding sequence ATGCCCGCCGACCGTATCGACGCCGTCGTCAGCCTCGCCAAGCGCCGGGGCTTCGTCTTCCCCTCCAGCGAGATCTACGGGGGTACCCGGTCGGCGTGGGACTACGGTCCGCTCGGCGTGGAGCTGAAGGAGAACGTCCGCCGGCAGTGGTGGAAGACCATGGTCCAGCAGCGCGACGACGTGGTCGGTCTCGACTCGGCGGTGATCCTGGCCCGGGACGTCTGGGCCGCCTCCGGCCACCTCGACGCCTTCGTCGACCCGCTGACCGAGTGCCAGTCCTGCCACAAGCGGTTCCGGGCGGACCACCTGGAGGAGGCGTACGAGGCCAAGCACGGTGCGCCGCCGGCGTCCCTCGCCGAGCTGAACTGCCCCAACTGCGGCAACAAGGGCACCTTCACCGAGCCGAAGATGTTCAACGGCCTGATGAAGACCTACCTCGGCCCGGTCGAGAGCGACGAGGGGATGCACTACCTGCGTCCCGAGACCGCCCAGGGCATCTTCGTCAACTACAACAACGTGGCGACCACGGCCCGTAAGAAGCCGCCGTTCGGCATCGCGCAGACCGGCAAGTCGTTCCGCAACGAGATCACCCCCGGCAACTTCATCTTCCGTACGCGTGAGTTCGAGCAGATGGAGATGGAGTTCTTCGTCGAGCCCGGCACCGACGAGCAGTGGCACGAGTACTGGCTCGCCGAGCGCTGGAACTGGTACGTCGACCTGGGGCTCTCCGAGGAGAACCTGCGCTTCTACGAGCACCCGAAGGAGAAGCTCTCGCACTACTCGAAGCGGACCGTCGACATCGAGTACCGCTTCCGCTTCGGGGGCACCGAGTTCGCCGAACTGGAGGGCGTGGCCAACCGGACCGACTTCGACCTCTCCACGCACAGCAAGCACTCCGGCGTCGACCTGTCGTACTTCGACCAGACCAAGGGCGAGCGCTGGGTGCCGTACGTCATCGAGCCGGCCGCCGGCCTCACCCGGGCGGTGCTCGCCTTCCTGCTCGAGGCGTACGACGAGGACGAGGCCCCGAACACCAAGGGCGGCGTGGACAAGCGCACGGTGATGCGTTTCGATCCGCGCCTGGCTCCGGTGAAGGTCGCCGTGCTGCCGCTGTCGCGCAACGAGGCGCTCTCCCCGAAGGCCAAGGGCCTCGCCGCCGACCTGCGCAAGCGCTGGGTGGTCGAGTTCGACGACTCGCAGGCGATCGGCCGTCGTTACCGCCGCCAGGACGAGATCGGCACCCCGTTCTGCGTCACCGTCGACTTCGACACGCTGGACGACGACGCGGTGACCATCCGGGACCGGGACACCATGACCCAGGAGCGGGTCGCCCTCGACCAGGTCGAGCGTTACCTGATCGAGCGACTCCCCGGCTGCTGA